The Glycine soja cultivar W05 chromosome 9, ASM419377v2, whole genome shotgun sequence sequence AGAAGATGAAACATGGGGTATGTTACCAACTCATTGTTTTGTAGCTGGAATGATTTTTAATCATGTAATATTTGAATTAGACTATAAAATGGTAGTTGACAAAATAAATACTACATGTGAGAATTTGATAGAATTGTGAAATAATTTGTGAGGATAAAAAGATTTTAGTTACTTATCCATCCTATGAAATAAGATTTGTTAAAATGTAAGCTAATGGAGTTACTAATGAGTTAGCAAGGGTGGCTCCATAATTCCCTAGCCTCTATTTATTGATAGTGTAATTTCTTGTATTGAGCATTTGatttataatgaaattaaataagtattgtttagtaaaaaaaatattacttatacttttatcattttaaattaattttaaaaaaatgtaggaTAATTAAATTTGAACCCGCAAATAGAAGTAGAAATAGGTTAAATTACTTGATCTAGCCTTATGACCTAACTTACATTAGGCTTAGATCAGATCAAACTTTTTTGAGTGAATAGACAATTTAGTCCATGAGATTGTAcctattttgcatattagtccttaacttaatgttaaatttaaaatagtctctatctttgcataagtgtcacaaaatagtccttccgttatattttaaagtaacgctgttaatgaggtcaattttagtgtcacgtGCACTATCCAAtgtggcactaaaggatgacgtggcatgGCACGTGGACGTGCCTCTTAAAAGATGTCACgttatttgatgataacaaaacgagtaaataggcaatttagtccctgactttgtatccctgttgcatattagtctctaacttaatgaaaaattcaaaatagtccctatcttttgcataagtattgcaaaatagcccttccgttaaattttaaagtaacgctgTTAGTGAGAtcaattttagtgtcacgtcatttgatgatgatagaatGAGTGACTTCTTCAAATCTGATGGTTCTGAACCAATTGAGGCATATATACGAAAAAGAACCCACACAcacttgcacaaataaaaagaaccaaaaatccaCAGCAACAACCTTATCTTTGTAGTCGTCAACACTAATGGGCGAGGTCTGCATAATCattcttttttcctctttttttttcttcaattaccatcaatgtatcatttcaggttctgattttttttttttgtgttctgaataggaagagaaaaaattagaggaaaacaaagtggaggagaaaaaagcagagaaagaagaaaagaaagaagagaaaaaatcagaggaatcaaaagatgacaaggaaTCTAAGGAGGAATCTGCACCGCCAGAAATCGTGCAAGACACAACCTTCGCAATGCATGGACACTTTAAGCACGATTTCTGGCATcttttaagttagggactattttgtaacacttatgcaaaagatgggaactattttgtatttttcattaagttagggactaatatgcaacacgggtacaaagtcagggactaaattgtctatttactcgttttgttatcatcaaatgatgtGACATTTTTTAAGAGGCACGTCCACGTGTCATGTCACGTTGGATAGTCCATGTGACATTAGAATTGACATCACTAATATtgatactttaaaatttaacggaaagactattttgcaacacttatacAAAGATAAGGACTATTTTGAAgttaatattaagttagggactaatatgaaAAATGGGTACaatttcagggactaaattgcctattcattcaaacttttttaaaaaataaatcaaaccaaaactttttatttaatattgaatAGTTAGCCATTAATATATGAATATGGGAGAAGAAGAATATTGTACATTGCATGATTTTAAAAGATATGATGAcaaaataatattgataaagtaacattaataaaattttagtaatttaattttttagagaaaaaaaaagttactaaaatgttattaattttagtaatttaattcagagctgataaaaattatttaattatgagaTATTGATAGAGGGcaatacaaattattaattatgaaaaattataaatatgaaattaagtGTTAATTAGTATAACGTTTTAGTAATTTAGGGTATGTctgttaaaaagaattttttaatagatagaattttcttctataaaaaaacataaaagtatttttttagcaaaataaattcaaacaaaTGGATCATTAATTAAGAGctgataaaaaatgtaatttaattaagaaatatctataactattaataatgaaaattaaaattattttatttgatgtcCACATTTTATTGGACAATTTTACCCTTAAaccatttctttaattttaattttttttctaacctaCATTAATTGTTCACTACTTTTATATTGTTggtttttttattctcattttttattaactgcatatagcttctatttttttattattttaaaattttgtacatGCTCTTAAaaccatattttaaaattatatattgtttggtaacttgtataatatattttaatattttaactaaagtaatttaaaaaaattatataatttattgtaattaaatggtaatgaaaaattcttaaaaaagaaTCTttccttaataataataataataatatataatgattatgtttatatttcataatttaattataaaatagaaatattaacTGATTTATACAATTGAGTTagtattttatcaaataattataattgtatcaAATACCAATTATGGTTTTAAAGGAGTGAGGCTAGAAGTTGATCAGTTGATCATGGTGAACTTTATACGATGGATCATGGGATACTTGCAGTGACAATTGTAGTATAATTTTGATGGAATtgcagtaattttttaaaatatttttttctttttttttcttatgcttAGCATTTGGTCTTTGGTTGTAGATGTTGACATTAATACTATTATGAACGTGGAAGAAAAAAGAGACtttattgcttctttttgtttataaattatttttttataatcgaCCTAAGGTATTTTTATTCACGCCCGATATATattgtcttaattttttaagttttcaaattgtTTTGGCAATAACATTAACATAGGCCTATCTCCTTCAAAGTATTTTTCTATTTCACTATTTGCTTAcacttttttctcaaaaatcaatacatcatattcaaattataaagttcatataaataaaaaatatatttttttaaaacaataaaaataaaatcaatatttactaattttaatcaaatttaattttaattgacataaaaaatacaaaatattaatattaaattagaactaatatttcattaaatactTAGAGAGAAAGTTAAGTGAGATTATAGTGACCCATGATCCTATAAAGCtcgaataaataaatgatacaaATGATAATAAACTAAAACAAGATATctttcaacaaattaaaaaaaaattgtcacgcCATAATGGCCCTGTCATGTAACTACATACAGTATGACGCCTCTTGTTTGCATGTGTTGTGCAAAGATTGGTCGAAGTGTGAAAATAATGGGAAACTCCATGCAGGATGGCATCTCCTGATACTAAATACATGATGATGCCTCTTGTACAAATTTCACGAGTGTCAACACTTTAACGTGATGGAATTTCCTGCAAAAGAACAAAAGCTAAAAATGAGACGTCACTTAGGATGGCCTTTCTTGAATCCGACATGGCAAAAACAACCCCTACATCGCAAATAATTCTCATGCTACACTAGTTTCCTaagtagttattttttttaatagtttcgtGAAAAAGTCACATTATCAACGAGGCAACATCAGAAGATGAACCAAAATAACAACGATGATCAATAGTTTGATTTTAAGGCCAATCTTGTATTAGCAAACTCCAGATCCAGACACGTCCTGATGTGGTGTTGATTGTTGAGGGCTAGTGGTTTTGAAAATCAATATGTTGTTGTGATTTTGAGAAGGTTATTATTTTGGTATAccgttaaaataaatcatattgtgGTGTGttatgtattatttaattatataatgtcACATGACTTATTTAATCATATCATACAATTAAGGAGGtgaattagaattttaaaggattttaaaatatatttttttataaaaaaaaaaaattgtggtattcaatcatatttttaaataatataaataaatattatggtattcaattaatttttttttaagaaaggtAACAAAACCTGATATTATTCAATTaggattttttataacttataaaaagtcttttgatattcaaaaatataaaaatttcgattgatttttttaacaagGATTTTGATGGATTTCATTAAACTTTTTAGTACAAAATATCTATCAAACAATTTTAccaaaattctttaaattttgctaaatttttttctttttctattggttgacagattttttttcctctcatcacatatgttctcttctttctttaataTTATTCAAGAGTACCTGAAACACACTAAAGGGAGGATTAAATAGTATAATGGATAAAACTTAGTTTGTTAAAAAACTTTTCTTAAACAGATATCAATGGACGAAGAATTTCATCCAAGGGGTTCGAAATCACATTGTACTTAAAAATAGTTTGCAAAACTTGGATATAGTAGTGTAGAAGTGGTTTATAGAAAAAGAACCAGTTGTACAAAAGCATTAAAGAAAACACACAGGTTTTATACTAATTCACCCCAACTCTTGAACTATATCTAGTTCTCCTTCAAACCTTGAAGGGTTTcattaatcaattatttgattacAACCAAGTATTTTTTATGTCACTTCTAACTACACCAAGTACTCTCTAGGTCATTCTTGGCACTACACTTAATCTCCCCTAGAGATTAAGACCCAAGTATTTTTGTTACTAATTAAGTCACTCCTAGTTTTCACAAACAATatatgtttgatagaaaatgtattctaatcaattgttattttgtcattttgtcTCATGAATGTTCTCTTGTTATTCGACCACCTTAACACGAACATCTTAAAGTTTTATATAGACTTCAGAGCTTTAATCCATTGAGAGATCTCAGCTAGTCGTTGTCTAATAGTTTTGGTGCTTGACACAAGGTCGCTACTGTGCACAGAAAAATGGGGACCACAAATGCTTTGTATATCATATCTTTAGAGAAGTACAAGTTGATAGTGTTGCCTAGTGCTCAGAGCTAACTTTCATCATATGAatcaaagaaaacattaacaacatAAGACAAAAGGAATTAAGAATGTCAAAAGACAAGACAATTTAAATCTTTCCTTTTGTGCGCTATGATGTCAGTTTCTTATCGAGCCTATGAACGTTACTTTCTTGTGAATGTTTTTAGTACTTAAGGATTGAGTAATTGTTCTATTATTTTTGTACTGTGAGCCAAGTGCTAAAGCGCTTGTCTTCTTAGGGTTGGACGCTGAAGCAGTATCGTCCAATGAATGATACTTTATTTTTCGTTTAAAACCTTTtcgttcatgtttttttgcttatatatcAGAGATATACACAAACTTGTAGCTTAAGCATGAAAGGTTGATGCATATAATTTGTACTTTGTTAACATCAAAATCTTAGGAATTTATTTGTTCGGTATAATCCAATGTGACTTTAACGTAACTAGACTTAACATACTCTGGACTTTTGcctttatttctaaattaaattaatgtttgtcttATGTGTTAAGACTAACCATGTTTTTCTTATAGTAACTATCTCCATCATGTACTCGATACAATATTTTTGTGATTGTCATCCTTAATTTCATCATCCACATAATTCAATAACCATTCTATCAATTTTCCACCCCCACTATTTTATTCTAGTATATGTTTATTATTGTACCCCATTTAAACATGTCATTagatttatcataaaataattgtaataattaaaaaaatcagaaaaccaatgtataattttaaatctattattcaaatccaaaagtgaaaatgaaaaaatgttattgCAAGAAAGATTAGTATAACAGGACATAAATGTAAATTCAATATTgctattaaaagattaaaaaaatattttttgttttatcaaaaccttatttcttattattttttactaactctagtaattttaaatatgtttttaaaaatttacatcATCTTTTCAAACcttataaatctataaaatctttttaaattcttttaattcttatgaTATACattcattaaaattcaaattatcttGTAAAGAAATCTTATAAGTGATAATAtttctatataatttttaaaatttataagacttttttatgctaaaatagtatttttaaaatcttaatgcAATATACTctctaagtttaatttttatttttttgcaatcaaaatcTTGTGGAGTCACTGCTCGGATAAGTGAtgacaatgaaaaaaattgataaaatggaGGAAAGATTAGATTTAAAATAAGGAAGagtagaaattaattaaagattaaaatgtcctttttaaatacattaaattaaaaataaaatattaaatttacaataaaattcttaaactttagttgaaaaaataaaaaattaaacttaataattTGATGTGATAAAACAAGTGACTTTtgacattataaaatttaataatacgcgacttattatctaataattacACGGAATAAAGATGTTTAGAGAATTGACACGTTGTTGTCTAGGGGTGGTGACACGTCAACGGTATGAATAAGTGTTGTAAATTGTGATatagtagtaataataaaatcttgTGGTGTTCATAAAATGAAATATCTACAAATTGTTtttttcctcaattttttttttttgtttttcacaattgatagaagaaaaaaaaaaagatagagttTTCACTGCACGGGGGCTCCTATTTGTGTCCCAACAGACCCAGAGTTCATGGAAATGGGTTGGTTTACAATCCCTTCGCTATCTGAGATTGTGGAGAATCTCGCAATTTCTAGTTACCAGATTTTCCAAATTTGAGATTTTTACGCACTTAGAGGTAGGTAGGTCACTTGGGTTTTGTTCGGTCCTGCTTGTTGGGCTCATCTGTGtctaattcatttattttgtatGAATTTGGGATCATGGTGGCCATTGATGGGTTTCTGCAAGTGGAATTTTaattgtgtgtttgtgtatgtgctgttttaaattgaaatagTTAAGCTGCTTAAGCACTCTTTTTGTCGTGCACCCCCTTTGATTTGTTTATCCTCAATTTGCATGTTTGATTTTGCTTTGTGGGTTAATGGCACATTGCCACTTGTGCTTAGATCTTAGAATTTGCACGACTATGGAAAAGTTTCATAATTCAACTTAtgttcttcaaattcttcaacttTTATAAAAACTCTCTTTTTCGACTTCTCCAAAAGcttagatgattttttttaggaataaaCAATCATTTAAGCAAAAACCAGCATAACCCGCCATAAATCCCAACCATCCCAAATACAAATTCCTTTcccaaaaacataatattaaGAAAACCATCGCTCCTAAGTCTCGAATTGCAGCATATCAgcacaaaattttcaaaagctgagttctataaattatttttatctgatggaagatgtttaattttatttttttttgtattctttCTTCCATAACTGCTTATTGACAAGTTTATTTACCATTGTAAGAATTGTTTGTAGCCTATTAGTTATAGGTCTGATCAACTGTAATATCTATATGTCATGCAGATGGGATTGGATAGGTTGAGCCTTTTTAGCTGGTAATTGGTAGTTTGATTCTATAGTTTTGAGGATTCAATTTGGTGTGACTTATTTTGTTGGGAAACTTTTATGTTTCAGTAAATGCAAGAACTTTAAGAAAGATTGGGTATTGGGTATCTTGTTTTCCAACTCAATAAGATAGTGGGGAGGAAAGAGATATGGCTGTAGGTAGCAAAACCAGAAATATGCTTGAAGGTCTGGTTAAAGAAGGATCATTTAAATGGTTGCTTGGCAAGAAGAGTTacttttatgaagaatttgaagagatggAAAATTCTCCTTCTGCTGGGAAGAATTTTATACGAGAGCTCTCTCCTGTTGCAAACCTAGTTGTTCGTAGATGCTCAAAGTAAGTGTATTTCTGTGCATCTAAGCTTGTTTTCTTGGCAATTGTTGCTTCATAATCAGTTTCAAATTTAGTTTGAGTATTTGGTAGCATTGGACATTTGACTTTTTTTGTTTGACCCAATGGCTCAtaattttgattggaaattcaacgataataaaaaacaaataatgcaGAATCCTTAGAACCTCTTCAAGTGATCTTCAGGAGAGCTTCAATCAAGAGGCTTCTGATTCTATGAAGAATTCATCACGATATGCGAGGAACTTATTAGAATATTGCTGTTTCAAGGCACTTTTCCTGACAACACAAATGACTGGTCATCTCTTTGATAAAACATTCCGGCGTTTGACATATGACATGATGTTAGCTTGGGAGACCCCGGCTGCTGACAGCCAACCTTTAACTAATGTATGATTTTCAGAGTGCAATGAGATTTTCTTGGAGTAATGTGTTGAGATTGATTTTTACCAGGAAACAGTTTTGGAATCATATATAGAATCTTGCATAACCTAATACCTTTTTGTTGTTGGGATTGGTGGGCattattatacaataaaatGTGGAATATGGTTGATAAATAGCTAGAACTAGAATATCCttaaactaataatatatttctgattttctgtgtgttttaattttttctctttatatttatgggtgaaaacaaattatactcAAAATTTCTTCTTTCCTACTTTCTGAACTTGATATGTTGTTAGTTTCCTTTGTTATGTgcatatcaaataaatataaaatgtatgTCCTCCTAATGATCTATATTCTTGCGTCTTATATACATACTATATTATAGGTTTGTTTGTGGTGTCTTTAGTACTCTGATCTTTCTGAGTATTGATGGGCTTCAATTTTTCTAAAAGGTCGATGAGGACATATCTGTTGGTTTAGAAGCTTTCTGCCGAATAGCTCCTTCAATTCCTATCATTGCCAATGTCATCATTAGTGAAAATCTTTTTGAGGTGCTGAGTTCATCAACTGATGGTCGCCTTCAGTTCCCCATCTATGACAAGTACCTCACTGGCCTAGAAAGGTATCAACCTTTACCTTGAAATACATTGTAGCTTTCTCCTTTGTCTGACTTCCAAATTTCTTTTATGCAAGCCACCTTTCCTTCATTTTGTGTATGTTTATGtatctatttttaattgtttatttttcctttcttcattttttttggggCAGGGCATAGGACATATTTGTAGGAGTTGCTGAACGTATATCTCTTTAACTGTTgatttttaaaaggaatctGGCTGGATATACATCTGCTTAGATTGATTACTCACCCTTCATCTAGTTTTATATAATTCTACTTAGGTAGTGTTTCACCTAGTGTTTTTTGgcttcttttctctttaaaagGTGAAGCTCCTCTAATTAGCTTCTACAGAAGCTGTGTTTTCTGGGCTTTGTTCATTTTAAAagctacttttattttcaaaagcttCGCCTAAATGGTGTTTGGCTTGACTTCTCCTTTTAAGGAGGAGAGAAGTGCAAAAAAAGTTGGGTCAGATGCTACCCTGGCTGGAGAAACGGTGAAGACATTTAAGTTTTCTCCTTTTAGttccctataatttttttactgccCTGTATTTTTCTGATATAATTTAATGGAATCCCTCCCATCTATTTTCGGCAATCGCTATCCTACGAATTTAGAAGAGAATGAAACTGTGGGAGGGGCTTACAAGGATATAGATGGTACTGCTCTGCATATACCTAATGATATTTTAAGGACATGGAAAGGGAAAGGGAGCTAGAGAGGGAACACTATGAAATATAATTCAGTACTAGGGCTTTGTATAGTTATGATCAAACAATGGCATAACACCTCTGCAATTATACCCTCCACTTTATGTGCACTACAAGTAGCTACATGCACTTAGCCAAGAAGacttttcaaatcaaataataataacatatgtTAATCAGCATATTTTTAGGAGGGCATCTTCTGCTtgtgtattttatttcttttgttattaGAATACATATATTTCTTTAATAGCATAGATAGCATTGAAAAAATCCATTAGGGGCTTTTAGTTCTACTTAAAATTGAATagcaatttttcaaaagtagTTTTAGAGAAATTTACGGAACCCTCAGAGTTAATGTTTGTGCCAAGCCCTAGAGTTCTCACAACATGATAGAGCCAGATAGTAGTTAGTAGTTAGAATAGTTGTTGGTTAGAGGCAGGGAACTAGGTTAAATACTTAAATAGGAGGAGAGGGCATTCAGTTTTGGCATCATTTGAGAACTGAGCTTTAGTTCTGCTGTAGAAAGGGAAAATCCTTACAAGGGGAATTTTCTCCGTAGGTTCTTTGTTTATAATTCAACAAAGAGTTCCAAagcattcttttttgctttctctgtTTTTCCCATCTCTCTCTCGCTATGAAAACTTGTAACTCATTTCTGGGTTCCTTTAACAATTGGAAAAGGGGATGGTATTGTTTAGACTCAAAAACAGTCAAACTTATTTTTTGAGCAAGCCCTTCTCCCTTTATTAATGCATGAGCACCCTATTAAGTTTGTACTGAAAATTTAGGTTAGTGTGTGCACATAAATGTGAGGGCTATCTGCCAGACAGGCTTGTGGACTGAAGTCCAGGTTCATTGCTTCTAATCACACGCCAAAATGACTGAACAACATTTTCAGTTTAGATTTTAGTTTGTACTTTATGTTGCTAATTTCCAAGGTTGAGTTTCTGTATATCTGCTTCAGTTTCTGATTCTACAGTCTGTAATTTTGTTGTATTATTTCTGTAtgcactttttttaaaaaaattttgtgtaaactatttaatattttttaaaaattttcacagAGCTGTAAGAAAAATGAAGAGCAATTCAGAGTCGTCTCTCCTGGCGGCTGTAAgatcctctaaaggcgagaagATTCTCGAGGTTGATGGAACAGTCACAACACAGCCAGTCCTTGAGCATGTAGGAATATCCACATGGCCTGGTAAGTGTGCGAAAAAGATACATTTATCTGCCATCTTTCTTGAGCATATGTTCCTGCCAAGTTATTATATACACTTGGTGATAAAGTAGAAATATGCATTGTTTACCCTTAACTTTTGCAACACTTCTTTGTGGCATGATGCAGGAAGGTTAATCTTGACAGATCATGCACTTCTTCCTGCCAAGTTATTATATACACTTGGTGATAAAGTAGAAATATGCATTGTTTACCCTTAACTTTTGCAAAACTTCTTTGTGGCATGATGCAGGAAGGTTAATCTTGACAGATCATGCACTTCATTTTGAAGCACTCCGTGTTGTATCATATGACAAACCAAAAAGATATGACTTATCAGAAGATCTTAAACAAGTTGTTAAACCTGAGTTGACTGGACCATGGGGTACCCGACTTTTTGACAAGGCAGTCTTCTATAGCTCATCATCCTTGTAAGTaatttcacaattattttttagataataGATAACTGCTGAAAATTTATTTTGCCATCAACTTTCAAAAGTACTTTTCTTGTAGATCAGAACCAGTTGTACTAGAGTTTCCAGAACTTAAAGGTCACGCTCGTCGTGATTATTGGCTAGCTATCATCCAAGAGATTCTATATGTTCACAAATTCATAAGCAAGTATAAACTTAAAGGGGTTGCACGGGATGAAGCGCTTTGGAAGGCTGTTTTAGGAATTTTGCGTTTGCAAGCCATTCAAGATATTAGTTCCACGACTCCTATACAGGATGATGCTTTTCTCATGTTTAATTTATGCGATCAGCTTCCGGGTGGAGACTTGATATTAGAAACCCTTGCAAATATGCCAAACTTAAGAGAGTCACATCATGAAAATGATTTCAAGGGTGGAAGTGGAATGTATTCTATATC is a genomic window containing:
- the LOC114368820 gene encoding uncharacterized protein LOC114368820, with translation MAVGSKTRNMLEGLVKEGSFKWLLGKKSYFYEEFEEMENSPSAGKNFIRELSPVANLVVRRCSKILRTSSSDLQESFNQEASDSMKNSSRYARNLLEYCCFKALFLTTQMTGHLFDKTFRRLTYDMMLAWETPAADSQPLTNVDEDISVGLEAFCRIAPSIPIIANVIISENLFEVLSSSTDGRLQFPIYDKYLTGLERAVRKMKSNSESSLLAAVRSSKGEKILEVDGTVTTQPVLEHVGISTWPGRLILTDHALHFEALRVVSYDKPKRYDLSEDLKQVVKPELTGPWGTRLFDKAVFYSSSSLSEPVVLEFPELKGHARRDYWLAIIQEILYVHKFISKYKLKGVARDEALWKAVLGILRLQAIQDISSTTPIQDDAFLMFNLCDQLPGGDLILETLANMPNLRESHHENDFKGGSGMYSISALDMVSNLGFVFGASSNNSNESRIAVGEISVGEMTELERAVKESKNNHKKVISAQATVDGVKVDGIDTNLAVMKELLFPLNELAKSLQSLAYWDDPRKSLVFCLFFSYIIYRGWLGYAAALVLVLLAVFMIITRCFSQGRSVPEVKVLAPPPMNTMEQLLAVQNAVTQAEQLIQDGNVILLKFRGLLLSIFPQATEKLAFGLLSTALILAFLPTKCIVLLLFLEIFTRYSPPRKASTERLTRRLKEWWFSIPAAPVTLERDKEEKKRK